The Caldibacillus debilis DSM 16016 genome includes a window with the following:
- a CDS encoding multicopper oxidase family protein, protein MRLSKFADELPVPPVLQPRWKDPFHTYYEVNMTEFKQSLHRELNDTTVWGFEGSYPGPTIEATSGERVFIQWINRLPDKHLLPVDRTVHGAHGNVPEVRTVVHVHGASVEWESDGYPEAWFTRGFQQTGPFFRKPIYRYDNTDRACTLWYHDHALGITRLNVYAGLAGFYLIRDHRERRLNLPSGKYEIPLMIQDKTFKEDGSLYYPEQPEKPVPGLETSIVPEFFGNTILVNGKVWPYLKVEPRKYRFRLLNASNARFYRLKLDSGQLFYQIGTDGGFMPHPIGVREITLAPAERADVIIDFANLAGKKITMTNDAPAPFPAGDPPDEHTGTVMQFRVSLPLSGVDTSVIPAVLLPLPKINEGSAAKIRYLTLNDRQDPYGREWMLLDNKPWDAPVTETPKLGSTEIWCLINLTGDTHPIHLHLIDFQILDRRDFDAERFKKEGVIRYTGPPIPPEPQERGWKDTVRANPNQVTRIIMRFGPYTGLYVWHCHILEHEDYEMMRPYLVIR, encoded by the coding sequence ATGAGACTCTCCAAATTTGCAGATGAGCTTCCCGTCCCTCCCGTTTTACAACCGCGGTGGAAAGATCCGTTCCATACGTATTATGAAGTGAATATGACCGAATTTAAGCAATCCCTCCACCGGGAATTAAACGATACGACCGTATGGGGTTTTGAAGGCAGCTATCCGGGTCCCACCATCGAAGCAACGAGCGGAGAAAGGGTGTTTATCCAATGGATCAACCGGCTTCCGGACAAACATCTTTTGCCGGTGGACCGCACGGTGCACGGCGCCCATGGGAATGTGCCGGAAGTACGGACGGTCGTACACGTACACGGGGCGAGCGTCGAATGGGAAAGCGACGGCTATCCGGAGGCCTGGTTTACAAGGGGATTCCAACAAACCGGGCCATTTTTCCGAAAGCCGATCTATCGATATGATAATACCGATCGGGCCTGCACCCTCTGGTATCATGACCATGCGCTCGGGATCACGAGGCTCAATGTGTATGCCGGCCTGGCGGGATTCTATCTGATCCGGGATCATCGGGAACGTCGCTTGAATTTGCCAAGCGGAAAATACGAGATCCCGCTAATGATCCAAGACAAGACGTTTAAGGAAGACGGATCCCTATATTACCCTGAACAGCCGGAAAAACCAGTCCCGGGATTGGAAACCTCGATCGTTCCCGAATTTTTCGGGAATACCATCCTCGTAAACGGGAAAGTATGGCCGTATCTCAAAGTGGAACCCCGGAAATATCGCTTCAGGCTGTTAAATGCGTCGAACGCCCGTTTTTATCGGCTGAAGCTTGATTCCGGACAACTTTTTTATCAGATCGGGACGGATGGAGGATTCATGCCCCATCCGATCGGCGTCAGGGAGATCACGCTGGCCCCGGCGGAACGGGCGGATGTGATCATTGATTTTGCCAATCTGGCGGGGAAAAAGATTACCATGACCAATGACGCCCCCGCTCCTTTTCCGGCCGGCGATCCGCCGGACGAACACACTGGGACGGTGATGCAGTTTCGGGTGTCTCTTCCCCTGTCCGGCGTGGATACGAGCGTGATCCCGGCTGTTTTGCTGCCGCTTCCGAAAATAAACGAAGGGTCGGCTGCGAAGATCCGATATCTTACATTAAATGACCGGCAGGATCCGTACGGCCGTGAATGGATGCTGCTGGATAATAAACCTTGGGATGCCCCCGTAACAGAAACTCCAAAGTTGGGATCAACGGAGATATGGTGCCTGATCAACTTAACGGGGGATACACACCCCATTCATCTTCACCTGATCGATTTTCAAATATTGGACCGACGGGATTTCGATGCCGAAAGGTTTAAAAAGGAGGGGGTCATCCGTTATACGGGCCCGCCGATCCCTCCCGAGCCGCAAGAACGGGGATGGAAGGATACCGTAAGAGCCAATCCGAACCAGGTAACCCGAATCATCATGAGGTTTGGTCCTTATACGGGGCTGTATGTATGGCACTGTCATATCTTGGAGCACGAGGATTATGAAATGATGAGGCCGTATCTTGTGATCCGCTGA
- a CDS encoding YjcZ family sporulation protein, whose protein sequence is MSAGGYAGTSFAFFVVLFILLIIVGCGCMIGGFGGHGRGYGYGPEFGPC, encoded by the coding sequence ATGAGTGCCGGAGGATATGCGGGTACCAGCTTTGCCTTTTTCGTGGTGCTGTTCATCTTGTTAATCATCGTGGGTTGCGGCTGTATGATCGGCGGTTTTGGCGGTCACGGGAGAGGATACGGTTATGGACCGGAATTCGGACCCTGTTAA
- a CDS encoding oxalate decarboxylase family bicupin encodes MKKGPENQASFGNVPQPVREDGAGGIDLGPRDVLRDLENPDMLVPPASDAGSIPNLKFSFSDTHMQLKHGGWSREVTVRQLPIATALAGVNMYLTPGGVRELHWHKQAEWAYVILGSARITAVDQHGRNFIADVGEGDLWYFPAGIPHSIQGLGEGCEFLLVFDDGSFTEYDTFTITDWFAHTAKDVLAANFGVLESVFAHIPAKQRYIFQGKVPGPVETQKVPDPYGIVPKTFTHRLLAQEPIVTTGGSVRIVDSTNFPASATIAAALVEVEPGGMREMHWHPNSDEWQYYLTGTARMTVFAANGTARTFNYRAGDVGYIPRAYGHYIQNIGDQSLWFFELFKSNRYTDVSLNRWMALTPEELVRAHLHVGPELINALRKEKWPVVKFAVNRRQE; translated from the coding sequence ATGAAAAAAGGACCGGAGAATCAAGCTTCCTTTGGAAACGTACCGCAGCCGGTCAGGGAAGACGGCGCCGGCGGAATCGATTTGGGCCCCCGGGATGTGCTTCGCGACCTGGAGAATCCCGACATGCTGGTCCCGCCTGCTTCGGATGCCGGATCGATCCCCAACTTGAAGTTCTCCTTTTCCGACACCCATATGCAGTTAAAACACGGCGGCTGGTCGCGGGAAGTGACGGTGAGGCAGCTGCCGATCGCCACCGCCCTGGCGGGCGTGAATATGTACCTGACGCCCGGCGGGGTGCGCGAGTTGCATTGGCATAAGCAGGCGGAATGGGCCTACGTGATCTTGGGCAGTGCCCGCATCACCGCGGTCGACCAGCACGGGCGGAATTTTATCGCCGATGTAGGCGAAGGGGATTTGTGGTATTTTCCCGCCGGAATCCCCCACTCGATCCAGGGGCTCGGTGAAGGCTGCGAATTTCTGCTCGTCTTCGACGACGGCAGTTTCACGGAGTACGATACCTTCACGATTACCGATTGGTTCGCCCATACAGCGAAGGACGTGCTGGCCGCGAATTTCGGCGTACTGGAAAGCGTCTTTGCCCATATTCCTGCCAAGCAGCGCTACATTTTCCAAGGGAAGGTGCCCGGACCGGTGGAAACCCAGAAGGTGCCGGATCCTTACGGGATCGTGCCAAAGACCTTCACGCACCGGCTGCTGGCCCAAGAGCCGATCGTCACGACGGGCGGGTCGGTACGCATCGTCGATTCCACCAATTTTCCCGCATCGGCCACAATCGCGGCGGCACTGGTCGAGGTCGAGCCGGGCGGGATGCGGGAGATGCATTGGCATCCGAACAGCGACGAGTGGCAGTATTACCTCACGGGCACGGCGCGCATGACGGTGTTCGCCGCGAATGGCACGGCCCGGACATTCAATTATCGGGCCGGCGATGTCGGCTATATCCCGCGCGCTTACGGGCACTACATCCAGAACATCGGCGACCAAAGCCTTTGGTTTTTTGAGCTATTCAAGAGCAACCGTTACACCGATGTGTCGCTGAACCGGTGGATGGCGCTGACCCCGGAAGAGCTCGTGCGGGCCCACCTGCATGTTGGGCCGGAACTGATCAACGCGCTGCGGAAGGAGAAATGGCCGGTAGTCAAATTCGCGGTCAACCGCCGGCAGGAATGA
- a CDS encoding bifunctional metallophosphatase/5'-nucleotidase has translation MLEKIYIYHTNDLHSHFENWPRIRKELQRRREIHEQRGESMFLFDVGDHVDRFHPYSEGTMGKGNVKLLNECGYDGVTIGNNEGITLSHEDLMELYREARFDCLVANLFFEDGSRPPWAKPYRLYETRRGTKIGVIGVTINYSNFYRPLHWVAGDPFAELRKWLPFLKEQADLIVVLSHLGLSEDERIAQEFPEVDVVLGAHTHHVLERGKEIGQTLLCCTGKYGMNIGRVELAFDPEKKKPVRKRAMLIATEGLAEAEGEKRFVEQLEEDGKKLLSAPVAKLPARLKSDWFRETELNRLLCKALTEWCKAECAFINAGILLDDLPEGIVTEYDIHRICPHPINPCTVSMKGGALKEVLAQMAEDPYLTLALKGFGFRGEIFGKMIFDNIQISGKGASAEIRINGAEIEPERRYTVATLDMLAIARFYPPIMRAEKRFFLPEFIRDVLKWKLQTMFPLPEDD, from the coding sequence ATGCTTGAGAAGATTTACATTTATCATACGAACGACTTGCACAGCCATTTTGAAAATTGGCCCCGCATCCGGAAGGAATTGCAAAGGCGAAGGGAAATCCATGAACAGCGAGGCGAGTCCATGTTCCTGTTCGACGTCGGGGACCATGTGGACCGTTTTCACCCCTACTCGGAAGGGACGATGGGAAAGGGGAACGTCAAGCTTCTCAACGAATGCGGCTATGACGGGGTGACGATCGGAAACAACGAGGGGATCACCTTGTCCCATGAGGATTTGATGGAACTGTACCGGGAGGCCCGGTTCGACTGCCTCGTCGCCAATCTCTTTTTTGAAGACGGGAGCCGGCCGCCGTGGGCGAAACCTTACCGCCTGTATGAGACGCGGCGGGGAACGAAGATCGGCGTGATCGGGGTTACGATCAATTACAGCAATTTTTACCGTCCTTTGCATTGGGTGGCGGGCGATCCTTTTGCCGAGCTGCGGAAATGGCTGCCCTTCTTGAAGGAACAAGCGGATCTGATCGTCGTCCTTTCCCATTTGGGGTTGTCCGAGGATGAACGGATCGCCCAGGAATTCCCGGAGGTGGACGTCGTTCTGGGGGCCCATACCCATCATGTTTTAGAAAGGGGAAAGGAGATCGGCCAAACCCTGTTGTGCTGCACCGGAAAATACGGGATGAACATCGGCCGGGTGGAATTGGCGTTCGATCCGGAAAAAAAGAAGCCCGTCCGCAAAAGGGCGATGCTGATCGCGACGGAAGGGCTGGCGGAGGCGGAAGGTGAGAAACGGTTCGTCGAACAATTGGAGGAAGACGGAAAAAAACTGTTATCCGCCCCGGTGGCGAAGCTGCCGGCCCGCCTGAAGTCGGACTGGTTCCGGGAAACGGAGCTGAACCGGCTATTGTGCAAAGCTTTAACCGAATGGTGCAAGGCCGAATGCGCCTTTATCAATGCGGGCATTTTGCTGGATGATCTCCCGGAAGGGATCGTTACCGAGTATGATATCCATAGAATTTGCCCCCATCCGATCAATCCCTGCACGGTGAGCATGAAGGGAGGGGCATTGAAGGAAGTCCTTGCCCAAATGGCGGAAGACCCCTATTTGACGCTGGCGCTCAAAGGGTTCGGCTTCCGGGGCGAAATCTTCGGGAAAATGATCTTCGATAACATCCAAATTTCCGGGAAGGGCGCCTCCGCGGAAATCCGGATTAACGGCGCGGAAATCGAACCGGAACGAAGGTATACGGTGGCGACGCTCGACATGCTCGCCATCGCCCGTTTCTATCCCCCCATCATGCGGGCCGAAAAGCGTTTCTTTTTGCCGGAATTCATTCGGGATGTTTTGAAGTGGAAATTGCAGACCATGTTCCCGCTGCCGGAAGATGATTAA
- the yunB gene encoding sporulation protein YunB — protein sequence MALYRRRIRRKPLPLRYILLLSFVFFVLSSAVGLWIVNDRMKSPVMKYAESQSVNLATNLINKAIEDQIGEGLRLDDMMEIVPLDQSGSVMTYRFNTQKAVEYSTKITNSILNSINAMEGGAAELPLEGDIKDVHPAKDGIIFYIPMGRVFDNIIIGSLGPDIPVKLQAIADVKNDIETVREEHQINNIWVEIRLHVKIGIRIIVPFETEITTIEKRIPLAMGYIKGDVPQFYNNRGDTPPSIQIPDGKE from the coding sequence TTGGCGTTATACCGCCGCCGCATCAGAAGAAAACCGCTTCCTTTACGATATATTTTGTTGTTATCCTTCGTTTTTTTTGTGCTTTCGAGCGCCGTCGGGCTGTGGATCGTCAATGACCGGATGAAGTCGCCGGTCATGAAATACGCCGAGTCCCAATCCGTCAATTTGGCGACGAACCTGATCAACAAGGCCATCGAAGATCAGATCGGCGAAGGCCTTCGGCTGGACGATATGATGGAAATCGTGCCCCTTGACCAATCGGGGAGCGTCATGACTTACCGGTTCAATACCCAGAAAGCGGTGGAATATTCGACGAAAATCACCAATTCGATCCTGAACAGCATCAATGCGATGGAAGGGGGAGCGGCGGAACTTCCCCTGGAGGGGGATATTAAGGATGTCCATCCGGCGAAGGACGGGATCATCTTTTACATCCCGATGGGCCGGGTCTTCGATAACATCATCATCGGCAGTCTCGGTCCGGATATCCCCGTCAAGCTGCAGGCCATCGCCGATGTGAAAAACGATATTGAAACCGTCCGGGAAGAACATCAAATCAACAATATTTGGGTGGAAATCCGGCTCCATGTGAAGATCGGCATTCGCATTATCGTCCCCTTTGAAACGGAAATCACGACCATCGAAAAAAGGATCCCCCTCGCCATGGGATACATTAAAGGGGATGTTCCCCAGTTTTACAACAATCGCGGTGACACGCCCCCTTCGATCCAAATCCCCGATGGGAAAGAGTAA
- a CDS encoding M23 family metallopeptidase, whose protein sequence is MSCHPAQAAAPDGEKARLEKRMEAYQYMGAATHIPWYYLAAVDQYERNIRQAQRHSPKPEGIIAIHIPKEKWAGLFNPDPDDKNPLSILVFQGFGRDGNGDGKADPSDGADVLYSFADYLLQYGPDDENIRIALWNYYQRDKTVGIILNIAKLFKTYGRIDLQQKHFPLPVYARYSYRDTWGDRRGWGGRRIHEGTDIFAHYGTEVYSTCYGVVEMKGWNKYGGWRVGIRDINNTYHYYAHLNHFSKNIKIGDVVEPGQLIGTVGSSGYGPKGTAGKFPPHLHYGMYKDNGRTEWSFDPYPYLKRWERETKANKGKKG, encoded by the coding sequence ATCTCCTGCCACCCCGCCCAGGCGGCCGCCCCGGACGGGGAAAAGGCACGGCTTGAAAAAAGGATGGAAGCCTATCAATATATGGGAGCGGCCACCCACATTCCCTGGTATTATCTGGCCGCCGTCGACCAATACGAAAGGAACATCCGGCAAGCGCAGCGTCATTCGCCCAAGCCCGAAGGGATCATCGCCATTCATATCCCAAAAGAAAAATGGGCGGGATTGTTCAATCCCGACCCGGATGACAAAAACCCGTTGTCCATTTTGGTTTTCCAAGGTTTCGGCAGGGACGGGAACGGCGACGGAAAAGCCGATCCGTCCGACGGCGCGGACGTCCTTTATTCCTTTGCCGACTATCTCCTGCAATACGGACCCGACGACGAAAACATCCGAATCGCATTGTGGAATTATTATCAGCGGGACAAGACCGTCGGCATCATTTTGAATATTGCCAAGCTTTTCAAAACCTACGGGCGGATCGACCTGCAGCAGAAGCATTTTCCCCTTCCCGTTTACGCCCGGTACAGTTACCGGGACACGTGGGGGGACCGGCGGGGGTGGGGCGGAAGAAGGATCCATGAAGGAACGGATATTTTTGCCCATTATGGCACGGAAGTGTATTCCACCTGTTACGGGGTGGTCGAGATGAAAGGCTGGAACAAATACGGGGGCTGGCGCGTCGGCATCCGCGACATCAACAATACCTATCATTACTATGCCCATTTGAATCATTTTTCTAAAAACATCAAAATCGGGGATGTCGTCGAACCGGGTCAGCTCATCGGCACCGTCGGCAGTTCCGGATACGGGCCGAAGGGCACGGCAGGAAAATTCCCTCCCCACCTCCATTATGGGATGTACAAGGATAACGGACGCACCGAATGGTCCTTTGACCCCTATCCGTATTTAAAACGTTGGGAACGGGAGACGAAGGCGAACAAAGGAAAAAAAGGCTAG